A single region of the Procambarus clarkii isolate CNS0578487 chromosome 81, FALCON_Pclarkii_2.0, whole genome shotgun sequence genome encodes:
- the LOC123749475 gene encoding uncharacterized protein, which produces MQHHPREMHHHPREMHHHHPREMQHHHPGEMHHHPREIQHHHPKEMQHHHPGEMHHHPREIQHHHPREMQEHHPREMHHHPREMHHHPREMQEHHPREMQHHYPREMQQQHPREMHHHPREMQQHHPREMQHHHPREMQHHHHPREMQHHHHPREMQHHHPREMQHHHPREMQHHHPREMQHHHLGEMLDGFWR; this is translated from the coding sequence ATGCAGCATCATCCTAGAGAAATGCATCATCATCCTAGAGAAATGCATCATCATCATCCTAGAGAGATGCAGCATCATCATCCTGGAGAGATGCATCATCATCCTAGAGAGATACAGCATCATCATCCTAAAGAGATGCAGCATCATCATCCTGGAGAGATGCACCATCATCCTAGAGAGATACAGCATCATCATCCTAGAGAGATGCAGGAACATCATCCTAGAGAGATGCATCATCATCCTAGAGAGATGCATCATCATCCTAGAGAGATGCAGGAGCATCATCCTAGAGAGATGCAGCATCATTATCCTAGAGAGATGCAGCAGCAGCATCCTAGAGAGATGCATCATCATCCTAGAGAGATGCAGCAGCATCATCCTAGAGAGATGCAGCATCATCATCCTAGAGAGATgcagcatcatcatcatcctaGAGAGATgcagcatcatcatcatcctaGAGAGATGCAGCATCATCATCCTAGAGAGATGCAGCATCATCATCCTAGAGAGATGCAGCATCATCACCCAAGAGAGATGCAGCATCATCATCTTGGAGAGATGCTTGACGGTTTCTGGAGATAA